ATGTTGACCACGCCGGCCCGCTCCGACCACAGGCCCGCGAGAGCCGCGAGGCCGATGGGCACGGCGAGTCCGAGGGCGGCGCTGATCTGGCCGCCGGAGGTGAGCTGGTCGGCGCCCGTGATGACGCGGACGGCGGAGACCAGGAACAGCGCACCGACGACGATCATCAGGGTCTGGCCCGTGGAGAGCCGGCCGCGCGCCTTCTTGGCGCCGCTGACCGCGGGTGCCGCCGGCGGCGGGGTGTCGGTCGTCGTGGCGGTCATCCGGCCACCTCCTGCTTGTCGGTGCGGACGGCGGCGGCCTGCGCGGCGAGTTCGGCGCCGACCCGCTGCTGCTGGCGCTTGAGCCCGTAGCGGCGTACGACTTCGTAGGCGATGACGACGCACAGGACGATGACGCCCTGGATCACGCCGAGGATCTCCTTGTCGTAGCCCTGGAACTCCAGGTGGTTGGTGGTGCGCTCCAGGAAGCCCCACAGCAGGGCGCCGAGCGCGATGCCGACCGGGTGGTTGCGGCCGAGCAGCGCGATCGCGATGCCTGTGAAGCCGAGGCCCACCGGGAAGCTGTTGTCGTACTGGTGGCTGTCGTTGAGCAGCGTCGGCATGCCGACCAGACCGGCCACGGCACCCGAGATGACCATGCTGGTGGCGACCATCTTCTTGACGCTGACGCCGCTCGCGGCGGCCGCCGACTCGGACTGGCCGACCGTGCGCAGGTCGAAGCCGAAGCGGGTGCGGCCGAGGACGAACCAGTACGCGACGCCGACGAGCACGGCGATCACGATGAAGCCCCAGACCTGGCCGGCCGGTCCCGCGTCGATCATGAAGAAGTTCGAGGACTCGGGCAGCGGCTTGGTGGACACCAGGGTGCCCGCCTCGTCGAGCTGGCCGAGCTGCTCGGGCTGGAGGAGGTAGGCGATGATCGCGGTCGCGATCGAGTTGAGCATGATCGTCGAGATGACCTCGCTGACACCGCGGGTCACCTTGAGGATGCCCGCGATGGCGGCCCACAGGGCACCGGTCGCCATGGCGGCGAGCAGGATCAGCGGGATGGAGAGCCAGCCGGGCAGCGTGAGCGCCCCGCCGAGCACGGCCGCGACGAACGCGGCGAGCCGGTACTGGCCGTCGACACCGATGTTGAACAGGTTCATGCGGAAGCCGATGGCCACCGCGACACCCGCGAGGTAGTACGTCGTCGCCTTGTTGAGGATGTAGACCTGGCTGTCGCTCGCGGAGCCGTAGGTCACCATGTCGCTGAACGCGGCGAAGGGGTCCTTGCCGGTCGCCGCGATGATCACGGCGGTGACGACGAGTGCGGCGATGATCGCCAGGAGCGGGGCGGCGACCGCGAGGATCAGCCGCTCCTTGTCGATCCGGGACTTGCCCCGGGATATCAGTGTCTTCATCGGGCGTCCCCGCCTTCGGCGTCTTCCGTGTGCTCGAGGTGGCCGGAGGCCGCACCTGTCATGGCGGAGCCCAGCTCCTCCGGGGTGATGGTGGCGGGGTCGGCGTCGGCGACCAGGCGGCCGCGGTACATCACCCGCAGGGTGTCGGACAGGCCGATCAGCTCGTCCAGGTCGGCCGAGATGAGCAGCACGGCGAGGCCCTCGCGGCGGGCGCGGCGGATCTGGTCCCAGATCTGGGCCTGTGCGCCGACGTCCACACCGCGGGTGGGGTGGGCGGCGATCAGCAGCTTGGGCGCGTGGCTCATCTCGCGGCCGACGATCAGCTTCTGCTGGTTGCCGCCGGACAGGGAGGCCGCGGTGACCTCGATGCCCGGGGTGCGGACGTCGTAGTCGCGCACGATGCGCTCGGTGTCGGCGCGGGCGGCCTTGAGGTCGAGCAGCCCGCCCTTGGAGTTGGGGCGCTCGGTGACATGGCCGAGGACCCGGTTCTCCCACAGCGGCGCTTCGAGGAGCAGCCCGTGACGGTGCCGGTCCTCGGGGATGTAACCGACACCGGCTTCGCGGCGCTTGCGGGTGGGGGTCCGGGTGACGTCGGCGCCGTCCAGAGCGACGGTGCCGCGGTCCGGGGCCCGCATGCCCATGATGGCCTCGACGAGTTCGGACTGGCCGTTGCCCTCCACGCCCGCGATGCCGAGGACTTCGCCGCGGTGGATGGTGAAGCTGACGTCGTCGAGGATGACGCGCTCGACGCCGTCCAGGTCGGTCTGCGTGAGGCGCACCCCGCCCAGGTGGAGCATCGGGGTGTCGGTGACCGTCGACTCCTCGGTCTCCGGCGACGGCAGCTCGCTGCCGACCATGAGCTCGGCGAGCTGCTTGGTGCTCGTGTTCTTCGGGTCGGCCGTGCCGACCGTGGTCCCGCGCCGGATGACCGTGATCTCGTCCGCGACGGAGAGCACTTCGCCCAGCTTGTGGGAGATGAAGATGACCGTGAGGCCCTCGGACTTGAGCTCGCGCAGGTTGTCGAAGAGCGCGTCGACCTCCTGCGGCACGAGGACCGCGGTGGGCTCGTCGAGGATCAGCGTCCGGGCGCCCCGGTAGAGGACCTTGAGGATCTCGACGCGCTGCCGGTCGGCGACCCCGAGCTCCTCGACGAGGACGTCGGGGCGCACCCCGAGGCCGTACGCCTCCGATATCTCGCGGATCTTCGTACGTGCCTTGCCGCCGATGCCGTGCAGCTTCTCGGCGCCCAGGACGACGTTCTCCAGGACGGTGAGGTTGTCGGCCAGCATGAAGTGCTGGTGGACCATGCCGATGCCGCGCGCGATGGCGTCGGCGGGCGTGGCGAAGGTGACCTGGGTGCCGTCGACCGCGATGGTGCCCTCGTCCGGCTTCTGCATGCCGTAGAGGATCTTCATCAGGGTCGACTTGCC
The DNA window shown above is from Streptomyces sp. NBC_01445 and carries:
- a CDS encoding ABC transporter ATP-binding protein; amino-acid sequence: MNASSPPAVELRGITKRFPGVVANRDIDITVRRGTVHALCGENGAGKSTLMKILYGMQKPDEGTIAVDGTQVTFATPADAIARGIGMVHQHFMLADNLTVLENVVLGAEKLHGIGGKARTKIREISEAYGLGVRPDVLVEELGVADRQRVEILKVLYRGARTLILDEPTAVLVPQEVDALFDNLRELKSEGLTVIFISHKLGEVLSVADEITVIRRGTTVGTADPKNTSTKQLAELMVGSELPSPETEESTVTDTPMLHLGGVRLTQTDLDGVERVILDDVSFTIHRGEVLGIAGVEGNGQSELVEAIMGMRAPDRGTVALDGADVTRTPTRKRREAGVGYIPEDRHRHGLLLEAPLWENRVLGHVTERPNSKGGLLDLKAARADTERIVRDYDVRTPGIEVTAASLSGGNQQKLIVGREMSHAPKLLIAAHPTRGVDVGAQAQIWDQIRRARREGLAVLLISADLDELIGLSDTLRVMYRGRLVADADPATITPEELGSAMTGAASGHLEHTEDAEGGDAR
- a CDS encoding ABC transporter permease; the protein is MKTLISRGKSRIDKERLILAVAAPLLAIIAALVVTAVIIAATGKDPFAAFSDMVTYGSASDSQVYILNKATTYYLAGVAVAIGFRMNLFNIGVDGQYRLAAFVAAVLGGALTLPGWLSIPLILLAAMATGALWAAIAGILKVTRGVSEVISTIMLNSIATAIIAYLLQPEQLGQLDEAGTLVSTKPLPESSNFFMIDAGPAGQVWGFIVIAVLVGVAYWFVLGRTRFGFDLRTVGQSESAAAASGVSVKKMVATSMVISGAVAGLVGMPTLLNDSHQYDNSFPVGLGFTGIAIALLGRNHPVGIALGALLWGFLERTTNHLEFQGYDKEILGVIQGVIVLCVVIAYEVVRRYGLKRQQQRVGAELAAQAAAVRTDKQEVAG